A genomic segment from Perca flavescens isolate YP-PL-M2 chromosome 13, PFLA_1.0, whole genome shotgun sequence encodes:
- the rab34b gene encoding ras-related protein Rab-34: MLPPVKKDRIINQLPNYFSPNAALHTKDGFHPQVQAACQVHKKDTVSLNIAKVIVVGDVAVGKTCLISRFRKGAFDKNYKATIGVDFEMERFEVLGVPFSLQLWDTAGQERFKCIASTYYRGAQAIIVVFDLSSWSSLAHARQWLEDAMKENDPSSVLLFLVGTKKDLSSPDQLAQIEQEAIRLSEEIKAEYWAVSAKSGDGVRDFFFRLASLTFEANILSELENSGSRHVGDIIRLTEANHKPTKRKSNCC; encoded by the exons atgttGCCACCTGTGAAGAAGGACCGGATCATTAATCAGCTCCCAAAC tatttcagtccGAATGCAGCGCTGCACACCAAAGATGGCTTCCACCCACAGGTGCAGGCTGCCTGCCAGGTACACAAGAAAGACACAGTGAG CTTGAATATCGCCAAGGTCATCGTAGTGGGAGATGTTGCAGTTGGGAAAACGTGTCTGATCAGCAG GTTTCGAAAGGGTGCGTTTGATAAGAACTACAAAGCAACCATAGGGGTGGATTTTGAGATGGAGCGTTTCGAGGTTCTTGGTGTTCCCTTCAGTTTACAGCT GTGGGACACAGCAGGTCAGGAGCGCTTCAAATGCATTGCTTCAACATATTACAGAGGGGCACAAG CCATTATAGTGGTGTTTGACTTAAGCAGTTGGAGCTCTTTAGCACATGCCAG gcaGTGGCTGGAGGATGCCATGAAAGAAAATGACCCATCCAGTGTTTTACTGTTCCTTGTTGGTACCAAGAAGGACCTCAGT TCTCCTGACCAGTTGGCTCAGATAGAGCAGGAAGCCATCAGACTCTCTGAGGAAATCAAAGCCGAGTACTGGGCTGTGTCTGCTAAGTCAG GAGATGGTGTCAGGGATTTCTTCTTCCGTTTGGCCTCTCTGACTTTTGAGGCCAACATTTTGTCCGAGCTTGAGAACAGTGGCTCAAGGCACGTCGGTGACATTATCA GGCTCACAGAAGCCAATCACAAACCTACCAAAAGGAAGTCCaactgctgctga
- the supt6h gene encoding transcription elongation factor SPT6 has translation MADFIDSEAEESEEEFEEKDLKPKKTQRFLEEDDEEEEENTEDQDERGNLRGLIDDGDEEEGEEEEGPARSASGAGSDSEEEVRHRRKKRNYDDYLDDDDLDLIEENLGVKVKRRKKKYDRVKTLDDDEEDDDEKDLIADEIFHGDAEGELEEGEAVDEPLHHADDDEEGEDEESDIDDFIVDDDGQPITKKRGKKFSGYTDAALQEAQEIFGGDFDFADFDADTYDQGEEEEEDQDEESWDRPKKQTKRRQGRKSIFEIYEPSELESSHMTDQDNEIRSTDMPERFQLRSIPVKPAEDDELEEEAEWIFRHGFSTLTISMQESTDYLDRGTTTNFSRKGPSTIAKIKEALNFMRNQQFEVPFIAFYRKEYVEPELNINDLWKVWQWDEKWTQLKTRKQNLTRLFRKMQSYQYEQISADPDKPLADGIRPLDTADMERLKDVQTLEELGDVYNHFLLYYGRDIPKMQNAAKASKKRLKKIKEVSEDGEEEELEVEEEEEPKGPDLKLASRRDMYSICQSVGLDGLAKKFGLTPEQFGENLRDSYQRHETEQFPAEPVELAKDYVCSQFSTPETVLEGTRYMVAMQIAREPLVRHVLRQTFQERAKINIKPTKKGKKEVDEAHFAYSFKYLKNKPVKELNGEQFLKMCLAEDEGLLSIDICIDLIGVKGYAGDQTYFDEIKQFYYRDEFSHQVQEWNRQRTLAIERALTQFLYPQMAKELKSKLITEAKESIVRSCCRRLYNWLKVAPYRPDQQVEEDDDLMDESQGKGIRVLGVAYAPSRDTPVFCALINGEGEVVDFLRLPYFMKRRNAFKEDEREKKAHDIENLKRFLSGKKPHVVAVAGENRDAQMIMEDIKRTISELEQESSLPAVGVELVDNELATLYMNSKKSEVDFRDYPPLLRQAVSIARKIQDPLMEYAQVCSSDDDILCLKLHPLQEHVVKEDLLCALYCEFINRVNEVGVDVNKAIAHPHTQSLVQYVCGLGPRKGSHLLKILKQNNTRLENRTQLVTMCHMGPKVFINCAGFIKIDTASLGDSTDSYIEVLDGSRVHPETYEWARKMAVDALEYDESAEDANPAGALEEILENPERLKDLDLDAFAEELERQGYGNKGITLYDIRAELSCRYKDLRVVYRVPNTEEVFNLLTKETPETFYIGKLITSIVTGIAHRRPQGESYDQAIRNDSTGLWQCPFCQQDNFPELSEVWNHFDSGSCPGQAIGVRSRLDNGVQGFIPTKFLSDKVVKHPEERVKVGMTVHCRIMKIDIEKFSVDLTCRTSDLMDKANEWKLPKDSYYDFDTESEDQKQEEELKKKQQRTPYIKRVIAHPNFHNISFNQAEKMMETLDQGDLIIRPSSKGENHLTVTWKVADGIYQHVDVREEGKENAFSLGHTLWINNEEFEDLDEITARYIQPMASFARDLLGHKYFQECNWGSKEKMEELLVKTKREKPTFIPYFISACKDLPGKFILGYQPRGKPRVEFVTITPDGFRYRSQIFPTVNGLFRWFKDHYQEPVPGITPSNSSRTRTPASLNATPANINIADLTRAVNALPRNMTSQMFNAIAAVTGQGQNPNTTPAQWGSSQYGYGGSTGGGGGSSSAYHVFATPQQPMATPMMTPSYSYTTPSQQALGTPQYPGSTPQSSHSHTTHGHPHGSHVSHHSHHGHHSSHQGHSSGTPSSSTSSRGRTPQQQPPKASGSNASAVDWGKMAEQWLKEKEAEGRKKAQRMTPRPSPSPMIESTPMSIAGDATPLLDEMDR, from the exons ATGGCAGACTTTATTGATAGCGAGGCTGAGGAGTCAGAAGAGGAGTTCGAAGAGAAAGACCTAAAGCCTAAAAAGACCCAGAGGTTTTTGGAGGAAGATG atgaagaggaggaagaaaacaCAGAGGACCAGGATGAACGGGGAAATTTACGTGGACTTATTGATGATGGAGacgaggaagagggggaggaggaagaaggacCTGCAAGAAGTGCAAGTGGAGCAGGGAGTGACTCAGAAGAGGAAGTAAGGCATCGACGTAAAAAGCGCA ATTATGACGACTACCTGGATGACGATGATCTGGACCTAATTGAAGAAAACTTGGGTGTTAAAGTGAAAAGGAGG AAGAAGAAATATGACCGTGTAAAAACACTcgatgatgatgaagaagatgatgatgagAAGGACTTGATCGCAGATGAGATCTTTCATGGCGATGCAGAGGGCGAGCTGGAGGAAGGCGAGGCTGTAGATGAGCCTCTTCACCATGCAGATGACGATGAAGAAGGAGAGGATGAGGAGTCGG ATATAGACGATTTCATTGTGGATGATGACGGCCAACCTATAACCAAAAAGAGGGGCAAGAAGTTCTCAGGATACACAGATGC AGCCCTACAGGAGGCCCAAGAAATCTTTGGTGGAGACTTTGACTTTGCTGACTTTGACGCAGACACATACGACCAGggcgaggaggaggaagaggaccaGGATGAAGAGAGTTGGGACCGACCTAAGAAGCAGACCAAGAGGAGGCAAGGGAGGAAGAGCATCTTTGAAATCTACGAGCCCAGCGAGCTGGAGAGTAGTCACATGACTGACCAAGACAATGAAATCCGCTCTACGGACATGCCCGAGAGGTTCCAG TTGCGATCTATTCCTGTTAAACCTGCTGAGGATGATGAGCTGGAAGAGGAAGCAGAGTGGATCTTCAGACATGGCTTCTCTACTCTTACTATCTCTATGCAG GAGAGCACAGATTATCTAGACAGGGGGACCACCACAAATTTCAGCAGGAAAGGCCCCAGTACAATTGCCAAGATCAAAGAGGCCCTCAACTTCATGAGGAATCAACAATTTGAG gTTCCATTCATAGCTTTCTACAGAAAAGAATATGTGGAGCCAGAACTAAACATCAACGACCTGTGGAAGGTGTGGCAGTGGGATGAAAAG TGGACTCAACTGAAGACTCGGAAGCAGAACCTGACCCGTCTGTTTCGGAAGATGCAGTCCTACCAGTATGAGCAGATCTCAGCTGACCCTGACAAACCTTTGGCTGACGGCATCCGTCCTCTGGACACCGCTGACATGGAGAG GCTAAAAGATGTCCAGACTCTTGAAGAGCTGGGTGATGTGTACAACCACTTTCTGCTCTACTATGGCCGAGACATCCCCAAGATGCAGAATGCTGCCAAGGCCAGTAAGAAGAGGCTTAAGAAGATCAAAGAAGTGTCAGAGGATG GTGAAGAAGAGGAATTGGaggtagaagaagaagaagaaccgAAAGGACCTGACCTCAAGCTGGCGTCTCGTAGAGATATGTACAGCATCTGTCAGAGCGTAGGACTTG ATGGCTTGGCTAAAAAGTTTGGTTTAACGCCAGAGCAGTTTGGAGAAAATTTGAGAGACAGTTACCAGCGTCATGAGACAGAGCAGTTCCCGGCTGAGCCCGTAGAGTTGGCCAAAGATTATGTTTGCAGCCAGTTCAGCACTCCTGAGACAGTGCTAGAAGGAACCAGGTACATGGTGGCCATGCAGATTGCTCGTGAACCTCTGGTCAGACATGTTCTCCGACAGACCTTCCAGGAGAGGGCCAAGATCAATATCAAGCCTACAAAGAAGGGCAAAAAG GAGGTAGACGAGGCTCATTTTGCCTACTCCTTCAAGTATCTTAAGAACAAGCCTGTAAAAGAGCTGAATGGGGAACAGTTCTTGAAGATGTGCCTGGCAGAGGACGAAGGGCTGCTTTCCATTGATATCTGTATAGACCTTATAGGGGTCAAAGG GTATGCTGGGGACCAGACATACTTTGATGAGATCAAACAGTTCTACTACAGGGATGAGTTCAGTCACCAGGTGCAGGAGTGGAACAGGCAGCGAACCTTAGCCATAGAGAGAGCTCTCACTCAGTTCCTCTACCCTCAGATGGCGAAGGAACTCAAGAGCAAACTCATCACTGAGGCCAAAGAGAGCATTGTCAGG TCCTGCTGTCGTCGGTTGTATAACTGGCTCAAGGTGGCTCCTTACCGACCAGATCAGCAGGTTGAGGAAGACGATGATCTGATGGATGAGAGTCAGGGCAAAGGCATTCGGGTGCTGGGTGTAGCCTATGCGCCCAGCAG AGACACACCAGTTTTCTGTGCTCTGATCAACGGGGAAGGGGAGGTGGTTGACTTtttgcgtctgccctatttcatGAAGAGGAGGAATGCCTTTAAGGAGgacgagagagagaagaag GCCCACGACATTGAAAATCTCAAGAGGTTTCTGTCTGGCAAGAAACCTCATGTGGTAGCTGTTGCTGGGGAAAACCG AGATGCTCAAATGATCATGGAGGACATCAAGAGGACTATCAGCGAGCTTGAGCAAGAGTCCTCTCTGCCTGCTGTGGGAGTTGAACTTGTTGACAATGAATTGGCCACGCTGTACATGAACAGCAAGAAGTCTGAG GTTGATTTTAGGGATTACCCTCCCTTGCTGCGACAGGCTGTGTCGATAGCCAGGAAGATCCAGGATCCGCTGATGGAGTATGCTCAAGTTTGCAGCAGTGATGATGATATTCTCTGCCTCAAACTACACCCGCTACAG GAACATGTGGTGAAGGAAGATTTGCTCTGTGCTCTTTACTGCGAATTCATCAACCGTGTCAATGAGGTTGGAGTTGATGTGAACAAGGCCATTGCCCATCCTCACACTCAGAGCCTGGTTCAGTATGTCTGTGGCCTGGGACCAAGAAAGGGCTCCCACCTGCTCAAG ATTCTGAAGCAGAACAACACTCGTCTGGAAAACAGAACCCAACTGGTCACAATGTGTCACATGGGACCCAAGGTTTTTATCAACTGTGCCGGTTTCATCAAGATTGACACGGCATCGCTCGGGGACAG TACGGACTCCTACATCGAGGTTCTGGACGGCTCTCGTGTCCACCCTGAGACGTACGAGTGGGCTCGCAAGATGGCTGTGGACGCCCTTGAGTATGATGAGTCGGCAGAAGATGCCAACCCAGCTGGAGCTCTGGAGGAGATCTTGGAAAATCCAGAACGTCTCAAAGATCTTGATCTGGATGCCTTTGCTGAAGAGCTTGAGAGACAG GGTTACGGCAACAAGGGGATTACTCTCTATGATATTCGTGCAGAGCTGAGCTGCAGGTACAAAGATCTGAGAGTTGTCTACAGAGTCCCCAACACTGAGGAGGTCTTCAACCTGCTCACCAAGGAGACTCCAGAGACCTTTTATATTG GTAAGCTGATCACCAGTATAGTAACTGGTATTGCTCACCGGCGGCCTCAGGGAGAGAGCTATGACCAGGCCATCCGTAACGATTCTACGGGACTGTGGCAGTGTCCCTTCTGCCAGCAGGACAACTTCCCTGAACTCAGCGAG GTGTGGAATCACTTTGACAGCGGTTCGTGTCCAGGTCAGGCCATTGGGGTGCGGTCCAGATTAGATAATGGCGTCCAGGGATTCATTCCCACCAAGTTTCTCAGTGACAAAGTGGTCAAACACCCTGAGGAGAGGGTCAAG GTGGGCATGACAGTTCACTGCCGCATCATGAAAATCGACATTGAGAAATTCAGTGTCGACCTCACATGCCGAACCTCAGATTTGATGGACAAGGCCAATGAGTGGAAGCTCCCCAAGGACAGCTACTATGACTTTGATACAGAGTCCGAAGACCAAAAACAGGAGGAGGAGCTCAAAAAGAAACAACAGCGAACAC CATATATAAAGCGTGTCATCGCCCACCCCAACTTCCACAATATCAGTTTCAACCAGGCAGAGAAAATGATGGAGACCCTGGACCAGGGAGACTTGATCATCAGACCCAGCAGCAAGGGAGAGAACCACCTCACAGTCACCTGGAAG GTGGCTGATGGCATCTACCAGCATGTGGATGTAAGAGAAGAAGGCAAAGAAAATGCATTCAGCTTAGGGCACACACTCTGGATCAATAATGAA GAGTTTGAAGATCTGGATGAAATCACTGCTCGGTACATTCAGCCAATGGCGTCATTTGCCCGGGATCTACTAGGGCATAAGTACTTCCAGGAGTGCAACTGGGGGAGCAAGGAG AAAATGGAGGAGTTATTGGTCAAGACAAAGAGGGAGAAGCCTACTTTTATTCCTTACTTTATTTCGGCATGTAAAGATCTGCCAGGAAAATTCATTTTGGGTTACCAGCCTCGCGGAAAACCACG GGTTGAGTTTGTGACCATCACCCCAGATGGTTTCCGCTACCGTTCACAGATATTTCCTACAGTGAACGGACTATTCCGCTGGTTTAAGGACCATTACCAAGAGCCTGTGCCAG GCATCACTCCCAGCAACAGCAGCCGAACAAGGACACCTGCATCCCTCAACGCCACCCCAGCCAATATCAACATTGCAG ACTTGACACGAGCTGTCAATGCCCTCCCACGCAACATGACCTCTCAAATGTTCAATGCCATCGCCGCAGTCACAGGCCAGGGCCAGAACCCCAACACCACCCCCGCCCAGTGGGGCTCCAGCCAGTACGGCTACGGTGGCagcacaggaggaggaggagggagctcCTCTGCTTATCAT GTATTTGCAACACCTCAGCAGCCCATGGCAACGCCCATGATGACGCCCAGCTACTCCTACACCACACCGAGCCAGCAGGCCCTGGGCACGCCACAGTACCCCGGCTCCACCCCACAGTCCTCCCACTCTCACACCACACATGGCCACCCACACGGAAGCCATGTGTCACACCACAGCCATCACGGCCATCACAGTAGCCACCAAGGCCACTCATCCGGCACGCCGTCATCCTCCACGTCATCCAGAGGACGGACTCCACAGCAGCAGCCACCAAA GGCCAGCGGCAGCAACGCCTCTGCAGTGGACTGGGGCAAGATGGCGGAACAGTGGCTGAAGGAGAAAGAAGCGGAGGGGCGGAAGAAAGCCCAGAGGATGACGCCACGACCGTCACCCAGCCCCATGATCGAGAGCACACCCATGTCAATCGCCGGAGACGCCACACCCCTGCTGGACGAAATGGACCGATAG
- the sdf2 gene encoding stromal cell-derived factor 2 → MGNLDSGCAVLPHSLPILLILLSCVFGLSLGTELSFVTCGSVLKLLNIKHNVRLHSHDVRYGSGSGQQSVTGVTAVEDSNSYWSVRGTSDALCHRGTPVKCEQTIRLTHVNTGRNLHSHYFTSPLSSNQEVSAFGDEGEGDHLDEWTVLCGGSLWKREEAVRFRHKATDALLSVTGEQYGRPIHGQREVHAMSSPSQHSLWKAVEGIFMKPSEIPMGSRDYSHLHTEF, encoded by the exons ATGGGTAACTTAGATTCAGGTTGTGCTGTTCTTCCACACTCTCTACCAATCCTTTTAATATTGCTATCCTGTGTATTTGGGCTGTCACTCGGTACGGAACTGAGTTTTGTGACATGCGGATCTGTCCTTAAACTGTTAAATATAAAGCACAATGTAAGGCTACACTCGCACGACGTACGCTACGGCTCCG GTAGCGGGCAGCAGTCTGTAACAGGGGTGACTGCAGTGGAAGACAGTAACAGCTACTGGAGTGTCCGTGGGACAAGTGACGCCTTGTGCCATCGGGGCACACCGGTCAAGTGCGAGCAGACTATTCGCCTCACCCATGTCAACACAGGCCGTAACCTGCACAGCCACTACTTCACCTCCCCGCTGTCCTCTAACCAG GAGGTGAGTGCGTTTGGCGACGAAGGGGAAGGAGACCACCTGGACGAGTGGACAGTTCTTTGTGGGGGATCTTTGTGGAAGCGCGAGGAGGCCGTCCGCTTCCGTCACAAGGCCACTGATGCACTACTATCAGTGACAGGGGAGCAGTATGGACGGCCAATCCACGGTCAGAGGGAAGTTCACGCCATGTCGAGCCCCAGCCAGCACAGCCTGTGGAAGGCCGTGGAGGGTATCTTTATGAAACCCAGCGAGATCCCAATGGGCAGCCGAGACTACAGTCACCTACACACAgagttttaa